One part of the Ornithodoros turicata isolate Travis chromosome 2, ASM3712646v1, whole genome shotgun sequence genome encodes these proteins:
- the LOC135384869 gene encoding uncharacterized protein LOC135384869, whose product MTRIWNVMKGISSPVTLRHPFRALSLATPPSARSWILLRNITLASQPTPQPTNYRPAAFQLFLSGRFLFVRTTERNTDPHPASRGVPQGSVPSPLLFNVIMASLPALLPHHARLTLYADDMCLWTSAARRDTIQHRLQGGLYIIVAYLAYLGLSVSPSKTVAMVLTCRSFTRFPLVIEGSPLPFVPYCKYLGVVLHRGLSWSRHIKSLTTNINSYVAVLRCLAAFPSSVVSTEAEIEISSLAKPGASASAWESLRPPRHTLSKPRHADRRSMSCGTAQPSTFSHGILLGTLFSTFATSTKTVRPLTSVVLSFRQRVRPCTVLPALARPGDVDACKTWDLCHFPGLQRKNDVPVTVARQLALEHLSSAYQLSRAIYTDGSVANESSAAAYYVSQENRDLALRLPYTVSSTDAEPLGLLAALRHIAESMPDAWVVLTDSKASLALLSAYHPGVVNDLRTMVLQEYAHLSSVGHRSCLQWVPGHTGLHGNTCGDAAARRAALDAPTPSIDPSLEFVIGRRSTREEESLLYRFRMNVALTRSLLFKIGRVPSPT is encoded by the exons ATGACCCGGATCTGGAACGTAATGAAGGGAATCTCTTCTCCAGTCACGCTCCGGCACCCATTCCGTGCCCTGTCCCTAGCCACCCCACCGAGCGCACGGAGTTGGATATTGCTACGGAATATTACGCTCGCCTCGCAGCCGACCCCTCAGCCGACCAACTATCGGCCCGCGGCATTCCAGTTGTTCCTGAGCGGCCGCTTCTTGTTTGTTCGGACCACTGAGAGGAACACTGACCCCCACCCTGCTAGCcgaggcgttcctcaaggaagtgtgcccagccccctgctcttcaatgtcATCATGGCCTCTCTTCCTGCACTGCTGCCCCACCACGCGCGTCTCACGCTATATGCCGACGACATGTGCTTATGGACATCTGCCGCTCGCCGCGACACCATTCAGCATCGACTGCAGGGAGGTTTATATATTATCGTCGCGTATCTCGCATACCTCGGTCTCTCCGTTTCACCCAGCAAGACAGTGGCCATGGTGCTCACTTGTCGATCATTCACGAGGTTCCCGCTCGTCATTGAAGGTTCACCGCTGCCATTTGTCCCGTACTGCAAGTACCTGGGCGTGGTACTTCACCGTGGCCTTTCCTGGTctcgccacattaagtctcTCACCACCAATATCAACAGCTACGTGGCGGTTCTTCGTTGCCTCGCTG CCTTCCCATCTAGCGTGGTATCAACCGAAGCAGAAATCGAGATCTCCTCTTTAGCCAAGCCAGGAGCCTCCGcgtctgcttgggagtcccttcgACCGCCGAGACATACTCTGTCCAAGCCGAGGCACGCGGACCGCCGATCGATGTCCTGCGGGACGGCGCAACCCTCCACGTTCTCGCACGGTATCTTACTCGGCACCCTCTTCAGtaccttcgccacgtcgacgaagACTGTCCGGCCTCTGACTTCGGTCGTGCTCTCGTTCCGTCAAAGGGTCCGTCCCTGCACAGTCCTCCCTGCCCTTGCACGGCCCGGCGATGTGGACGCTTGCAAGACCTGGGATCTGTGCCATTTCCCCGGCCTCCAGAGGAAGAACGATGTGCCTGTGACAGTAGCCCGCCAGCTCGCGCTCGAGCATCTCAGTTCGGCCTATCAGCTGAGCCGCGCGATCTATACTGATGGGTCGGTAGCGAATGAGTCTTCAGCAGCGGCCTActacgtctcgcaggaaaaccgtgacctcgccctcagacttccctacacagtgtcctccacggatgcggagcCACTCggactgcttgccgctctgcggcATATCGCTGAATCTATGCCCGATGcatgggtcgtcctcacagacagcaaggcgtctttggcACTCCTGTCAGCATACCACCCGGGCGTCGTGAAtgatctgcgtaccatggtacttcaggagtacgcccacctctcctcggtcggccaccgtaGCTGCCTTCAAtgggtacccgggcatacagggctacacggaaacacctgtggtgacgcggctgcgagacgtGCCGCGCTTGATGCGcccacgccg tccatcgacccctcactggagtttgtcatcggccGCCGCAgtacccgcgaggaggagtCCCTTCTATACCGTTTTCGgatgaacgttgccctcacccgttcactcctgttcaaaataggccgcgtcccatctcccacttag